A single genomic interval of Xyrauchen texanus isolate HMW12.3.18 chromosome 8, RBS_HiC_50CHRs, whole genome shotgun sequence harbors:
- the LOC127647703 gene encoding alpha-2,8-sialyltransferase 8F-like yields the protein MRLLLFVITLCSFCSVAFWIFLVSNNVNPRPSSKIPQKGPDTSLPCKGCKDSALIAKALESYSNEWNKQEANFKTFRSLLNSKCHAVSKAVVTQNNTPVGSKIIYDGEKRKALQVTQALFSILTKEQPFGNATWESCAVVGNGGIVANSSCGEQINSAQFVIRCNLPPLGSQYEQDVGNKTNLVTANPSILHEKYSGLMERRRPFAESLHPYGHALLLLPAFSYGHNTPVSLRAFYTLEDFGNDGLLPVFLNPEYLRGLKKFWRERGLNSVRLSTGLIMASLAIEICNNVHLYGFWPFNKHPHDNRSITNHYYDDRASKKNVHSMPTEFEQLLKLHKQGVVRIHLGECQSTHRFCEMHHSIGRV from the exons ATGCGCTTGTTGCTTTTTGTCATCACCTTGTGCTCTTTCTGCAGTGTGGCCTTCTGGATTTTCCTCGTGAGCAA TAATGTGAATCCCCGTCCTTCATCTAAGATTCCACAAAAAGGCCCAGATACTTCACTACCTTGCAAGGGATGCAA AGACAGTGCGTTAATTGCCAAAGCACTGGAGAGCTACTCAAATGAATGGAATAAACAGGAGGCAAACTTTAAAACGTTCAG GTCATTACTAAACAGCAAGTGCCATGCTGTGTCCAAAGCTGTGGTCACACAGAATAACACACCAGTGGGGTCAAAGATTATCTATGACGGAGAGAAGAGAAAGGCACTGCAGGTGACACAAGCCCTGTTCAGCATCTTAACTAAG gaaCAACCCTTTGGAAATGCAACTTGGGAGTCCTGTGCAGTGGTGGGCAATGGAGGTATTGTAGCCAATAGCAGCTGTGGAGAGCAAATTAATTCAGCCCAGTTTGTCATCAG ATGTAACCTTCCGCCACTGGGGAGCCAATATGAGCAAGATGTGGGCAACAAAACAAACTTGGTGACTGCAAATCCCAGCATCCTCCACGAGAA GTACAGCGGACTGATGGAGCGCCGTCGTCCATTTGCGGAAAGCCTTCATCCTTACGGACACGCATTATTGCTGCTACCTGCCTTCTCATATGGCCACAACACACCTGTATCCCTGCGTGCCTTTTACACACTGGAGGACTTTGGCAATGATGGCCTGCTGCCTGTTTTCCTGAACCCGGAGTACTTGAGGGGACTGAAGAAGTTCTGGCGTGAGCGAGGCCTTAACTCAGTTCGTCTCAGCACAGGGCTCATCATGGCTAGTTTAGCAATAGAGATTTGCAATAACGTCCATTTGTATGGCTTTTGGCCTTTCAATAAACATCCGCATGACAATCGATCGATCACCAACCATTATTACGATGATCGGGCGAGCAAGAAGAATGTGCACTCCATGCCGACTGAGTTTGAACAATTACTGAAACTCCACAAGCAAGGTGTTGTTCGCATACACCTGGGGGAGTGTCAGTCCACTCACAG gttttgtgagatgcACCATTCCATCGGACGGGTCTAA
- the LOC127648064 gene encoding uncharacterized protein LOC127648064 isoform X2, with translation MEAKWKSLVNHIQDIHDHDTPAFSSCAHGPLDGDQRNKEWLDPGSLAAVKLENIITRTALLKDVRQLSPQHQTFSLEAYHSLILHFAPKHTGFSYVGMYSRLLLAALHYNHNANRETARKSDGTEKYCVRYPRFRKGAHVVRPIKEAASYGYATSLMKALQESYTHSPAALRETSPMI, from the exons ATGGAGGCTAAATGGAAAAGTTTagtcaaccacatccaggacatcCATGACCATGACACCCCTGCTTTCTCCAGTTGTGCCCATGGCCCTCTAGACGGGGATCAGCGCAACAAAGAGTGGCTGGACCCAG GCTCATTGGCAGCAGTAAAGTTGGAGAACATAATCACGAGGACTGCCTTACTGAAAGATGTTCGACAGCTGTCTCCACAGCATCAGACATTCTCCCTTGAGGCTTACCACTCCCTCATCTTGCACTTCGCACCCAAGCACACAGGGTTTTCATACGTTGGGATGTATAGCAG gCTTCTCTTAGCGGCGCTGCATTACAATCACAATGCCAACCGCGAGACAGCACGGAAAAGTGATGGGACGGAGAAGTACTGCGTGCGGTATCCGCGCTTCAGAAAAGGTGCCCATGTGGTGCGTCCCATCAAAGAGGCAGCCTCATACG GTTATGCAACATCATTGATGAAGGCCCTTCAGGAAAGCTACACCCATTCACCTGCAGCTCTTCGAGAG acaAGTCCAATGATTTAG
- the LOC127648064 gene encoding uncharacterized protein LOC127648064 isoform X1, producing MEAKWKSLVNHIQDIHDHDTPAFSSCAHGPLDGDQRNKEWLDPGSLAAVKLENIITRTALLKDVRQLSPQHQTFSLEAYHSLILHFAPKHTGFSYVGMYSRLLLAALHYNHNANRETARKSDGTEKYCVRYPRFRKGAHVVRPIKEAASYGYATSLMKALQESYTHSPAALREVSANLSSDAPAPIAKSFEQVPKEEAVSLFLARQSRYKRT from the exons ATGGAGGCTAAATGGAAAAGTTTagtcaaccacatccaggacatcCATGACCATGACACCCCTGCTTTCTCCAGTTGTGCCCATGGCCCTCTAGACGGGGATCAGCGCAACAAAGAGTGGCTGGACCCAG GCTCATTGGCAGCAGTAAAGTTGGAGAACATAATCACGAGGACTGCCTTACTGAAAGATGTTCGACAGCTGTCTCCACAGCATCAGACATTCTCCCTTGAGGCTTACCACTCCCTCATCTTGCACTTCGCACCCAAGCACACAGGGTTTTCATACGTTGGGATGTATAGCAG gCTTCTCTTAGCGGCGCTGCATTACAATCACAATGCCAACCGCGAGACAGCACGGAAAAGTGATGGGACGGAGAAGTACTGCGTGCGGTATCCGCGCTTCAGAAAAGGTGCCCATGTGGTGCGTCCCATCAAAGAGGCAGCCTCATACG GTTATGCAACATCATTGATGAAGGCCCTTCAGGAAAGCTACACCCATTCACCTGCAGCTCTTCGAGAGGTTAGCGCTAATTTGTCCTCCGATGCACCCGCCCCCATCGCTAAATCCTTCGAACAGGTTCCTAAGGAGGAGGCCGTCAGCCTCTTCCTAGCCCGGCAGTCACGCTACAAGAGAACCtaa